A DNA window from Oryctolagus cuniculus chromosome 21, mOryCun1.1, whole genome shotgun sequence contains the following coding sequences:
- the HIC2 gene encoding hypermethylated in cancer 2 protein: MVSGPLALRWCAWAGRGDMGPDMELPSHSKQLLLQLNQQRTKGFLCDVIIMVENSIFRAHKNVLAASSIYFKSLVLHDNLINLDTDMVSSTVFQQILDFIYTGKLLPSDQPAEPNFNTLLTAASYLQLPELAALCRRKLKRAGKPFGAGRVGAAGVGRPPRSQRLSTASVIQARYPGLVDGRKGSHIPQELPQAKGSDEEELFLAGSAQEGAHGLGGAVCPVSGEVGLGGCSGSTNGSSGGCEQELGLDLSKKSPPLPPATPGPHLTPDDPAQLSDSQHGSPPSASAPPVANSASYSELGGTPDEPMDLEGTEDNHLGLLEGPSGQPRKSLRHSARKKEWSKKEPVAGSPFERREAGPKGPGPGEESEGLGDRVPNGILASGVGGGSQGGPYGEPPYPCKEEEENGKDGSDDSGQSGSEGGGGHASGAHYMYRPEGYDSVPYGDNLYVCIPCAKGFPSSEQLNAHVETHTEEELFIKEEGAYETGSGGAEEEAEDLSAPSASYAAEPRPFKCSVCEKTYKDPATLRQHEKTHWLTRPFPCNICGKMFTQRGTMTRHMRSHLGLKPFACDECGMRFTRQYRLTEHMRVHSGEKPYECQLCGGKFTQQRNLISHLRMHTSPS; this comes from the exons ATGgtttctgggcccctggcactcCG GTGGTGCGCGTGGGCCGGGCGTGGGGACATGGGGCCGGACATGGAGCTGCCCAGCCACTCGAAGCAACTCCTGCTGCAGCTAAACCAGCAGAGGACCAAGGGCTTCCTGTGTGATGTCATCATCATGGTGGAGAACTCCATCTTCCGGGCCCACAAGAACGTGCTGGCCGCCAGTAGCATCTACTTCAAGTCCCTGGTCCTGCACGACAACCTCATCAACCTGGACACCGACATGGTCAGCTCCACGGTGTTCCAGCAGATCCTGGACTTCATCTACACGGGCAAGCTGCTGCCCAGTGACCAGCCGGCCGAACCTAACTTCAACACCCTCCTCACCGCCGCCAGCTACCTCCAGCTGCCCGAGTTGGCAGCCCTTTGCCGCCGCAAGCTCAAGCGAGCCGGCAAGCCCTTTGGCgcgggcagggtgggggctgcgGGCGTGGGCCGGCCCCCCCGCAGCCAGCGGCTGTCTACAGCCTCAGTCATCCAGGCCCGGTATCCAGGGCTCGTGGACGGGCGCAAGGGGTCCCACATCCCCCAGGAGCTGCCCCAGGCCAAAGGCTCAGACGAAGAGGAGCTCTTCCTGGCCGGCTCGGCCCAGGAGGGCGCCCATGGCCTGGGCGGTGCTGTCTGTCCAGTGAGCGGTGAGGTTGGCCTgggcggctgcagcggcagcaCCAATGGGAGCAGCGGGGGCTgcgagcaggagctgggcctggacctgtCCAAGAAGagcccgcccctgccccctgccacgcCCGGCCCCCACCTTACCCCCGACGACCCTGCGCAGCTGAGTGACAGCCAGCATGGCTcgcccccctctgcctctgccccacccGTTGCCAACAGTGCCTCTTACTCCGAGCTGGGCGGCACCCCTGATGAGCCCATGGATCTCGAGGGGACCGAGGACAACCACCTGGGCCTGCTGGAGGGGCCCAGCGGGCAGCCCCGCAAGAGCCTCCGGCACTCGGCCCGCAAGAAGGAGTGGAGCAAGAAGGAGCCCGTGGCCGGCTCCCCTTTCGAGCGGAGAgaggcagggcccaagggcccCGGCCCCGGGGAGGAGAGTGAGGGGCTCGGGGACAGGGTTCCCAATGGCATCCTGGCCAGCGGCGTTGGCGGGGGCAGCCAGGGTGGGCCCTATGGGGAGCCCCCGTACCcctgcaaggaggaggaggagaacggCAAGGATGGGAGTGATGACAGCGGGCAGAGCGGGAGCGAGGGGGGCGGGGGCCACGCCAGTGGTGCGCATTATATGTACCGGCCCGAGGGCTACGACAGCGTGCCCTACGGGGACAACCTGTACGTGTGCATCCCCTGCGCCAAGGGCTTCCCCAGCTCGGAGCAGCTCAACGCGCATGTGGAGACGCACACGGAGGAGGAGCTGTTCATCAAAGAGGAGGGGGCCTACGAGACGGGCAGCGGGGGCGCCGAAGAGGAGGCCGAGGACCTGTCGGCGCCCAGTGCGTCCTACGCGGCCGAGCCCCGGCCCTTCAAGTGCTCGGTCTGCGAGAAGACCTACAAGGACCCGGCCACCCTGCGGCAGCACGAGAAGACCCACTGGCTCACGCGGCCCTTCCCCTGCAACATCTGCGGCAAGATGTTCACGCAGCGCGGCACCATGACGCGCCACATGCGGAGCCACCTGGGCCTGAAGCCCTTCGCCTGCGACGAGTGCGGCATGCGCTTCACGCGCCAGTACCGCCTCACCGAGCACATGCGCGTGCACTCGGGCGAGAAGCCCTACGAGTGCCAGCTGTGCGGCGGCAAGTTCACGCAGCAGCGCAACCTCATCAGCCATCTGCGCATGCACACCTCCCCATCCTAG